A stretch of Candidatus Eisenbacteria bacterium DNA encodes these proteins:
- a CDS encoding glycosyltransferase family 9 protein, protein MRRPRRILVYRCGALGDTIVALPAIHALRDAFPAAELALMTANEGDGVVWTDEVLRDFGWFAHVVTYRARELATVRGRGEILRRVRAFGPDLVVHLGSDRDSGLRLLRDRLFFALAGARRFVGGRASKATFFGRLRRERREYPYEVDRLLDVARRAGAAAGAPRFDLPLGTAHAERVAALLAARGIGQTRPLVAMCPGSKQGAKRWPVERWGELGARIVAHGADVAIVGGADEARVAATVARSWPAGRWTSLAGELSIMESAEALRRACLYVGNDTGAMHLAAAVATPCVAVFGARELARSWHPYGAAHVVLRHDAVPCANCYLAECTSEGLRCLTAITVDQVWTACRAKLPMRQAA, encoded by the coding sequence ATGAGGCGACCCCGCCGCATCCTCGTCTACCGCTGCGGCGCGCTCGGCGACACGATCGTCGCGCTGCCGGCCATCCACGCCCTGCGCGACGCCTTCCCGGCGGCCGAGCTCGCGCTCATGACGGCGAACGAGGGCGACGGCGTCGTGTGGACGGACGAGGTGCTGCGCGACTTCGGATGGTTTGCGCACGTCGTCACGTATCGGGCCCGCGAGCTCGCGACGGTGCGGGGCCGGGGCGAGATCCTCCGGCGGGTGCGCGCGTTCGGACCCGATCTCGTCGTGCACCTCGGGAGCGACCGTGACTCGGGTCTACGGCTCCTGCGCGATCGGCTCTTCTTCGCGCTCGCGGGCGCACGGCGGTTCGTCGGCGGTCGCGCGAGCAAGGCCACCTTCTTCGGGCGCCTGCGCCGCGAGCGGCGCGAGTACCCGTACGAGGTCGACCGGCTGCTCGACGTCGCGCGCCGTGCGGGTGCCGCCGCCGGCGCCCCGCGCTTCGACCTGCCCCTCGGCACGGCGCATGCCGAGCGCGTGGCGGCGCTCCTCGCCGCGCGCGGCATCGGCCAGACACGGCCGCTCGTCGCCATGTGCCCGGGCTCGAAGCAGGGTGCCAAGCGGTGGCCGGTCGAGCGCTGGGGCGAGCTCGGCGCACGCATCGTCGCGCACGGTGCCGACGTCGCGATCGTGGGAGGCGCGGACGAGGCGCGCGTCGCGGCGACGGTCGCGCGGAGCTGGCCCGCGGGCCGCTGGACGTCGCTCGCAGGCGAGCTGTCGATCATGGAGTCGGCCGAAGCGCTGCGCCGGGCGTGCCTCTACGTCGGCAACGACACGGGCGCGATGCACCTCGCGGCGGCGGTCGCCACGCCGTGCGTCGCGGTCTTCGGGGCGCGCGAGCTGGCGCGGAGCTGGCATCCCTACGGGGCGGCGCACGTCGTGCTGCGCCACGATGCGGTGCCGTGCGCGAATTGCTACCTCGCCGAGTGCACGAGCGAAGGCCTGCGCTGCCTCACCGCGATCACGGTCGACCAGGTGTGGACGGCGTGCCGGGCGAAGCTCCCAATGCGGCAGGCGGCGTAG
- a CDS encoding glycosyltransferase, giving the protein MKILYTGPLTSGDTCELRRHVLERLGHQTIPVDYLPFVRGYEGLARRVQWHLRMGPMVRDYNHALEEALATAPDVMWVDKGIFVTPATLAAARRAGVRWLVHYSPDNYLLRENSSRHLWRSMPHYDLVATTKRHNATLLGATGARKIVLSGNAYDSEIHRPVALTAAEHDVLGSDVSFIGRWERSRQRLLEPLAALPIRLRVCGPGWERVRSGPLRDACVPGAIYGDDYAKAISGAKINLGLLSTVAGDAITQRSIEIPACGAFMLAEHTSEHEAHFVDREEAAFFDGADDLVDKVHHYLADDAARQRIAAGGRARCLRSGYSYEARLTEILDTLERTVPVRRSAAA; this is encoded by the coding sequence ATGAAGATCCTCTACACCGGACCCCTGACCTCGGGTGACACGTGCGAGCTGCGTCGGCACGTCCTCGAACGCCTCGGCCACCAGACGATCCCCGTCGACTACCTGCCGTTCGTCCGCGGCTACGAGGGGCTCGCCCGCCGGGTGCAGTGGCACCTGCGCATGGGCCCCATGGTGCGCGACTACAACCATGCGCTCGAGGAAGCGCTCGCAACCGCCCCCGACGTCATGTGGGTCGACAAGGGCATCTTCGTCACGCCCGCGACACTCGCGGCCGCGCGACGCGCGGGCGTGCGCTGGCTCGTCCACTACTCGCCGGACAACTACCTCCTGCGCGAGAACTCGTCACGGCACTTGTGGCGCTCGATGCCGCACTACGACCTCGTCGCGACGACCAAGCGCCACAACGCGACGCTGCTCGGCGCGACCGGCGCGCGCAAGATCGTCCTCTCCGGCAACGCCTACGACTCCGAGATCCATCGGCCTGTGGCGCTCACTGCGGCCGAACACGACGTGCTCGGCAGCGACGTATCGTTCATCGGCCGGTGGGAGCGGTCGCGGCAACGGCTCCTCGAGCCGCTCGCGGCATTGCCGATCCGGCTGCGCGTGTGCGGCCCGGGCTGGGAGCGCGTGCGCTCGGGTCCGCTGCGCGACGCCTGCGTGCCCGGCGCGATCTACGGCGACGACTACGCGAAGGCGATCTCGGGCGCCAAGATCAACCTCGGCCTCCTCTCGACGGTCGCCGGCGACGCGATCACGCAGCGGTCGATCGAGATTCCCGCCTGCGGGGCGTTCATGCTGGCCGAGCACACGAGCGAGCACGAGGCCCACTTCGTCGACCGGGAGGAGGCCGCGTTCTTCGACGGCGCGGACGATCTCGTCGACAAGGTGCATCACTACCTCGCGGACGACGCGGCACGACAGCGCATCGCCGCCGGGGGGCGGGCGCGCTGCCTGCGCTCGGGCTACTCGTACGAGGCGCGCCTCACGGAGATCCTCGACACGCTCGAGCGCACCGTCCCGGTGCGTCGTAGCGCCGCCGCATGA